From a region of the Sphingopyxis sp. YR583 genome:
- the fabD gene encoding ACP S-malonyltransferase — MRAFIFPGQGSQVVGMGKALSDASPVAREVFQEVDDALGQKLFQLMSEGPEDQLTLTENAQPAIMANAIATLRVLEKEGGVTLVAKADYVAGHSLGEYSALCAAGAFDLATTARLLKTRGQAMQAAVPVGVGAMAALLGADIETAQKLADAAAEGEVCTVANDNDPSQVVISGHKGAVERAVALVKDYGIKRGVLLPVSAPFHCPLMQPAADAMAEALGANPPAAPFVPVVANVTASPVSDADTIRDLLVQQVTGRVRWRESVGAMESIGVAHFVEFGGKVLSPMVKRSASGEVETISVISMDDIEALLKTL; from the coding sequence ATGCGCGCATTCATCTTTCCGGGTCAGGGTAGCCAGGTGGTCGGCATGGGCAAGGCATTGTCCGATGCTTCGCCGGTCGCGCGCGAGGTGTTTCAGGAAGTCGACGACGCGCTCGGCCAAAAGCTGTTCCAGCTGATGAGCGAAGGCCCCGAGGATCAGCTCACCCTCACCGAAAATGCCCAGCCCGCGATCATGGCGAACGCGATTGCGACGCTGCGGGTGCTCGAAAAGGAAGGTGGCGTGACGCTCGTCGCCAAGGCCGATTATGTCGCGGGGCACAGCCTCGGCGAATATAGCGCGCTTTGTGCCGCGGGCGCCTTCGACCTCGCGACCACCGCGCGGCTTCTGAAAACGCGCGGTCAGGCGATGCAGGCGGCGGTGCCGGTCGGCGTTGGCGCGATGGCGGCGCTGCTCGGCGCCGATATTGAGACCGCACAAAAGCTCGCCGACGCCGCTGCGGAGGGTGAGGTCTGCACCGTCGCGAACGACAATGACCCGTCGCAGGTCGTGATCTCGGGCCACAAGGGCGCTGTCGAGCGCGCGGTCGCGCTGGTCAAGGATTATGGCATCAAGCGCGGCGTTCTGCTGCCCGTGTCGGCGCCCTTCCATTGTCCGCTGATGCAGCCGGCGGCAGACGCGATGGCCGAAGCGCTCGGTGCCAACCCGCCCGCGGCGCCGTTCGTGCCCGTTGTTGCCAATGTCACCGCCAGCCCCGTGAGCGACGCCGACACGATCCGCGACCTGCTCGTCCAGCAGGTGACCGGCCGCGTCCGCTGGCGCGAAAGCGTCGGTGCGATGGAGAGCATCGGCGTGGCGCACTTCGTCGAGTTTGGCGGCAAAGTCCTTTCGCCGATGGTCAAGCGCAGCGCGAGCGGCGAGGTCGAGACGATCAGCGTCATTTCGATGGACGACATCGAAGCGCTCCTCAAGACGCTCTAA
- a CDS encoding LD-carboxypeptidase, which yields MRIGIIAPSTPILPDDAEAVRALASLGYPDVELVFDPQCFATHGHFAGEDGHRFAALVEMANRPDIDAIWFARGGYGACRIAEDAVAAMTDVARGKAFLGYSDQGNLLGCLYRDGFDHVAHGPMVADIRREGGDAAVLRALDWLVARDPAACEAGLRHGARHAAFNLMTLSMLLGTPLEPDLSGHVLIVEEVSEYLYAFDRAFFHVATYLAPRGLAGIRLGRVSDIPENDRPFGMEAEEIAQDWCARTGIAWLGRADIGHDAANKVVPFGLHRAG from the coding sequence ATGCGTATCGGCATCATAGCCCCGTCGACCCCGATCCTGCCCGACGATGCCGAGGCGGTGCGGGCGCTCGCAAGTCTCGGCTATCCCGACGTCGAGCTGGTTTTCGATCCGCAATGTTTCGCCACGCACGGCCATTTCGCGGGCGAGGACGGGCATCGTTTCGCCGCGCTGGTCGAGATGGCGAACCGTCCTGACATCGACGCGATCTGGTTCGCGCGCGGCGGCTATGGCGCGTGCCGGATCGCCGAGGATGCGGTGGCCGCCATGACCGATGTGGCGCGCGGAAAGGCGTTCCTCGGCTATTCGGATCAGGGCAATCTGCTTGGGTGCCTCTATCGCGACGGCTTCGATCATGTCGCGCATGGGCCGATGGTTGCGGACATCCGCCGCGAAGGCGGCGACGCGGCCGTCCTCCGTGCCCTCGACTGGCTTGTCGCGCGCGACCCGGCCGCGTGCGAGGCGGGGCTCCGTCATGGCGCGCGCCATGCGGCGTTCAACCTGATGACGCTGTCGATGCTGCTCGGCACCCCGCTCGAACCCGACCTGTCGGGCCATGTCCTCATCGTCGAGGAAGTGAGCGAATATCTCTATGCCTTCGACCGCGCTTTTTTCCATGTCGCCACCTATCTGGCGCCGCGTGGGCTTGCCGGCATCCGGCTCGGCCGCGTCAGCGACATTCCCGAAAACGATCGGCCCTTTGGCATGGAAGCCGAGGAAATTGCACAGGACTGGTGCGCGCGCACGGGGATCGCGTGGCTCGGCCGGGCCGACATCGGTCACGATGCGGCGAACAAGGTCGTGCCCTTCGGCTTGCATCGCGCGGGGTGA
- a CDS encoding Mur ligase family protein: MAENKSYFFCGIGGSGMLPLAMIVAARGAAVSGSDRSRDQGRTPDKFAWLESQGIAFYPQDGSGPQAGQILVASAAIEDSVPDIAAANALGLPRMTRADLNAALFNDADSAIGVGGTSGKSTVTGMIGWILENTGRKPTVMNGAVMRNFSGEDRPFASALVGDAAIYVSEVDESDGSIALYRPDVAVVTNISLDHKSLAELHQLFGDFATKARVAVVNADDPESTPLLGGGNVLSFGFSEAAAVRGGDFEALPDGCRFSTDVDGYRYEVRLRMPGRHNAANALAAIAAARAVDIPVAEAVNALAGFAGLARRYEVLGQASGVTVIDDFAHNPDKVAATLAAVAELPGRALLFFQPHGYGPLRQMGKELAASFAAGMRPDDRLFVCDPVYFGGTVDRSIGSEALVADIVAAGADAVHMTTRAACGAAMLDAAKAGDRILILGARDDTLTEFGRELLEKLALRA, from the coding sequence ATGGCCGAAAACAAATCCTATTTCTTCTGCGGCATCGGCGGGTCGGGAATGTTGCCGCTCGCAATGATCGTAGCGGCTCGCGGCGCGGCCGTTTCGGGGTCGGACCGCAGCCGCGATCAGGGCCGGACGCCCGATAAATTCGCGTGGCTCGAAAGCCAGGGCATCGCCTTTTATCCGCAGGACGGCAGCGGGCCGCAGGCCGGCCAGATACTCGTTGCCTCCGCCGCGATCGAAGACAGCGTGCCCGACATTGCCGCCGCCAACGCGCTCGGCCTGCCGCGGATGACACGCGCCGACCTGAATGCGGCGCTATTCAACGATGCCGACAGCGCGATCGGGGTCGGGGGCACGAGCGGCAAGTCGACTGTGACCGGAATGATCGGCTGGATTCTGGAGAATACGGGCCGCAAGCCGACGGTGATGAACGGCGCGGTGATGCGCAATTTCTCGGGCGAGGACCGGCCCTTTGCGAGCGCGCTGGTCGGCGATGCCGCCATTTACGTGAGCGAAGTCGACGAAAGCGATGGCTCGATCGCGCTCTATCGCCCCGACGTCGCGGTCGTCACCAACATCAGCCTCGATCACAAGAGCCTTGCCGAATTGCACCAACTGTTCGGCGACTTTGCGACGAAAGCGCGCGTCGCGGTGGTCAATGCCGACGATCCGGAATCCACGCCGCTGCTCGGCGGCGGCAATGTCCTGAGTTTCGGTTTCAGCGAGGCCGCGGCCGTTCGCGGCGGCGATTTCGAAGCCTTGCCCGACGGTTGCCGCTTTTCGACCGACGTCGACGGTTACCGGTACGAGGTGCGGCTGCGCATGCCGGGACGCCACAATGCCGCCAACGCCCTCGCCGCGATCGCCGCCGCGCGCGCGGTCGACATCCCGGTTGCCGAGGCGGTGAACGCGCTGGCGGGCTTCGCGGGCCTGGCGCGGCGGTACGAGGTATTGGGCCAAGCAAGCGGCGTCACCGTCATCGACGACTTCGCCCACAATCCCGACAAGGTTGCCGCGACCCTCGCCGCCGTCGCCGAATTGCCGGGCCGCGCCCTGCTCTTCTTCCAGCCCCACGGCTATGGCCCGCTGCGCCAGATGGGCAAGGAACTGGCGGCGAGCTTCGCGGCCGGCATGCGGCCCGACGACAGGCTGTTCGTCTGCGACCCCGTCTATTTCGGCGGCACCGTCGATCGCAGTATCGGTAGCGAGGCGCTGGTCGCCGATATCGTCGCGGCCGGAGCCGACGCGGTGCATATGACGACGCGGGCGGCGTGCGGCGCGGCGATGCTCGACGCCGCGAAAGCGGGCGACCGTATCCTGATCCTTGGCGCGCGCGACGACACGCTCACCGAATTCGGCCGCGAACTGCTGGAAAAGCTGGCGCTCCGCGCTTGA
- the rpsF gene encoding 30S ribosomal protein S6: MPFYEHVFIARQDLSQAQVDALAETVTNVIGEYKGQVHKTETWGLKQLAYKIQKNRKGHYVMLSAEVSGEAIAEIERQAAINEDIIRWLTIRVDELEKGPSVMMRKQERRGGRGRDRDGEE, from the coding sequence ATGCCGTTTTACGAGCATGTCTTTATCGCGCGTCAGGACCTGAGCCAGGCTCAGGTCGACGCGCTGGCGGAAACCGTCACCAACGTCATCGGCGAATATAAGGGCCAGGTTCACAAGACCGAAACCTGGGGCCTGAAGCAGCTCGCCTACAAGATCCAGAAGAACCGCAAGGGTCACTATGTGATGCTGTCGGCCGAAGTGTCGGGCGAAGCCATCGCAGAGATCGAGCGTCAGGCTGCGATCAACGAAGATATCATCCGCTGGCTCACCATCCGCGTCGACGAACTCGAAAAGGGTCCGTCCGTGATGATGCGCAAGCAGGAACGTCGTGGCGGCCGCGGCCGTGACCGCGACGGCGAAGAATAA
- the rpsR gene encoding 30S ribosomal protein S18 translates to MARPFFRRRKTCPFSQKDAPVIDYKDVRLLQGYLSERGKIVPSRITAVSTKKQRELAKAIKRSRHIGLLPYIVK, encoded by the coding sequence ATGGCACGACCCTTTTTCCGCCGCCGCAAGACCTGCCCCTTCAGCCAGAAGGACGCACCGGTCATCGATTACAAGGACGTCCGTCTGCTCCAGGGTTACCTGTCGGAGCGTGGCAAGATCGTCCCGTCGCGGATCACCGCGGTGTCCACCAAGAAGCAGCGTGAGCTGGCAAAAGCGATCAAGCGCTCGCGCCACATCGGCCTGCTCCCCTACATTGTGAAGTAA
- the rplI gene encoding 50S ribosomal protein L9, which produces MEIILLERIEKLGGIGDVVTVKNGFARNYLLPNNKALRANDTNRKLFEANRSKIEADNAERRTDAEGRAKDIDGKQVVLIRQASNTGQLYGSVSVRDIVDALVEDGAANITKSMVELERPIKSLGLFEVKVKLHPEVAVTVGVNVARSPDEAEMQKQGIDVIAAMFEEEQAEAVASALEPDSEDEFEDATPPSELAAEAPAADEEEEA; this is translated from the coding sequence ATGGAAATCATCCTGCTCGAACGTATCGAGAAACTGGGCGGTATCGGCGACGTCGTCACCGTCAAGAACGGCTTTGCCCGTAACTATCTGCTGCCGAACAACAAGGCGCTCCGTGCAAACGACACGAACCGCAAGCTGTTCGAAGCCAACCGTTCGAAGATCGAGGCCGACAACGCCGAGCGTCGCACCGACGCCGAAGGCCGTGCCAAGGACATCGACGGCAAGCAGGTCGTCCTGATCCGTCAGGCGTCGAACACCGGCCAGCTTTACGGCTCGGTCTCGGTGCGCGACATCGTCGACGCGCTGGTCGAAGACGGCGCCGCGAACATCACCAAGTCGATGGTCGAGCTCGAACGCCCGATCAAGTCGCTTGGCCTGTTCGAGGTCAAGGTGAAGCTGCACCCCGAAGTCGCCGTTACGGTCGGCGTCAACGTCGCACGTTCGCCTGACGAAGCCGAGATGCAGAAGCAGGGCATCGACGTCATCGCGGCGATGTTCGAAGAAGAACAGGCCGAAGCCGTCGCTTCGGCGCTGGAACCCGACAGCGAAGACGAATTCGAAGACGCGACGCCGCCTTCGGAACTCGCTGCCGAAGCTCCGGCTGCAGACGAGGAAGAAGAGGCCTGA
- the folE gene encoding GTP cyclohydrolase I FolE, whose protein sequence is MSNDKNELGPDGKVVVPDHVADAVRTLIEWAGDDPQREGLLDTPRRVARAWKEYCSGYADDPAIHLSRTFEEVGGYDEIVLLRDIPFQSHCEHHMAPITGKASIAYLPRDRVVGISKLARVLNGYARRLQVQERLTADVARCIWDNLHPHGVAVVIDAQHGCMTGRGVRTPGVGMVTSRLLGCFLDDQRSRKEVLSLMGY, encoded by the coding sequence ATGAGCAACGACAAGAACGAGTTGGGACCGGACGGCAAGGTGGTGGTCCCCGACCATGTCGCAGACGCCGTGCGGACGCTGATCGAGTGGGCGGGCGACGATCCGCAGCGCGAAGGGCTGCTCGACACGCCGCGCCGCGTGGCGCGCGCATGGAAGGAATATTGTTCGGGCTATGCCGACGATCCGGCGATCCACCTGTCGCGGACCTTCGAAGAGGTCGGCGGCTATGACGAGATCGTTTTGCTGCGCGACATTCCGTTCCAGTCGCACTGCGAACATCATATGGCACCGATCACCGGCAAGGCTTCGATCGCCTATCTGCCGCGCGACCGCGTCGTCGGCATTTCAAAGCTGGCTCGCGTGCTCAACGGCTATGCCCGGCGCTTGCAGGTACAGGAACGGCTGACCGCGGACGTCGCGCGCTGCATCTGGGACAATCTCCACCCGCACGGTGTGGCGGTCGTCATCGACGCGCAGCATGGCTGCATGACGGGCCGCGGCGTTCGCACGCCCGGCGTCGGCATGGTCACCAGCCGCCTGCTCGGCTGCTTCCTCGACGACCAGCGCAGCCGCAAGGAAGTGCTCAGCCTGATGGGCTATTGA
- a CDS encoding TonB-dependent receptor, which yields MKFKALIGTSILAMTAATPAFAQDAANEVERDAFGGEIVVTAQRQSERLQDVPIAVSAFSTEALEAQQIKTPSDLQLTLPNVTFTKTNFTGASFTIRGIGDLCVGTTCDSATAIHLNGDPLFSTRLFETEFFDLERVEVLRGPQGTLFGRNATSGVVNVITAKPKLGKFEAAAEAEYGNFDSMKGKAMVNIPLGDTMGIRVAGIYLNRDGYTKNSFLNTRIDDRDLYSVRGSFRWEPSPDTTIDLLASYFHEKDKRTRIQKQLCQRDPTGILGCLNNRLDNAPFNGNATFTAALTSREFLAIRGIPQAFALGSLYGPDVYANTTIPSDPREVNTAYTPSYFTSELTLQGQIEHNFGPVSLQVSGQYQKVKLDASQDYNSNVGNRALYAGGLATLQAAANGALGAAFTPYFAPVAAAIIPNGPTGQLCTSLAEESGYGSFGGNKICSDQSLQFDRSNQYNSSWSVEGILSSDLDGPFNFLVGGIYADYKLTENSYYVNAFPIDYLTGVLGAFTAATNRVPDPNNPGQTIAAPLPPSFLATPFFRNNTDDLNIKSWGLFGEAYFEFSDRLKLTAGLRYNNDKKSVAARSTLASFLAPHAGTTDTVFGSPFVGSFDADPGTPGNQIIQERSVKFNKLTGRAVIDFKVTDDNLLYASYSRGYKSGGINPPLQPIFEVPESFKPEQVDAFEIGSKNTFGGGALQLNLTAFYYKYKDLQLSKIVARTAVNDNVSADIYGFEAEAIVRPDPDVVVNLGFSYLHSKVSDDKFTSNPRDFGGGRSDAVIIKDITNAANCAVASRSGNAAGVNAFVNGVQQVINGGFVPGVAAGAGLRPTTAFPSDGGIASTGAFSICSVMEAAAGGAFAAAGLTPANFGGIEYFSAGVPVNIKGNQLPQAPNYKFSAGVQYTARLGGGDMTLVPRVDLAYTGESYGSIFNGNVNRIKGYAQVNAQLQLNGADDKWYVKGFIQNLFDANSVTGLYITDQSSGNYTNIFTLEPRRYGIAAGVRF from the coding sequence ATGAAGTTCAAGGCACTGATCGGAACCTCGATCCTTGCAATGACGGCGGCGACGCCGGCATTCGCGCAGGACGCGGCGAATGAAGTGGAACGCGATGCTTTCGGCGGCGAAATCGTCGTCACGGCGCAGCGCCAGTCGGAACGACTGCAGGACGTGCCGATCGCGGTCAGCGCCTTTTCGACCGAGGCACTCGAAGCCCAGCAGATCAAGACCCCGTCGGATCTTCAGCTGACCCTGCCCAACGTCACCTTCACCAAGACCAATTTCACCGGCGCCAGCTTCACGATCCGCGGCATCGGCGACCTTTGCGTCGGCACGACCTGCGACAGCGCAACCGCGATCCATCTCAACGGCGACCCGCTGTTTTCGACCCGCCTGTTCGAAACCGAATTTTTCGACCTCGAACGCGTCGAAGTGCTGCGCGGCCCGCAGGGCACGCTGTTCGGTCGCAACGCGACCTCGGGCGTGGTCAACGTCATCACCGCCAAACCGAAGCTGGGGAAATTCGAAGCCGCCGCCGAAGCCGAATATGGAAATTTCGATTCCATGAAGGGCAAGGCGATGGTCAACATCCCGCTCGGCGACACCATGGGCATTCGCGTCGCGGGCATCTACCTCAACCGCGACGGCTATACGAAGAACAGCTTCCTCAACACGCGCATCGACGATCGCGACCTTTACTCGGTCCGCGGCTCGTTCCGCTGGGAGCCCTCGCCCGATACGACGATCGACCTGCTGGCATCCTATTTCCATGAAAAGGACAAGCGCACGCGCATCCAGAAACAGCTTTGCCAGCGCGACCCGACCGGCATTCTCGGCTGTTTGAACAACCGCCTCGACAATGCGCCCTTCAACGGCAACGCGACGTTCACCGCAGCGCTTACCTCGCGCGAATTCCTGGCGATCCGCGGCATTCCCCAAGCCTTTGCGCTCGGCAGCCTCTACGGCCCCGACGTCTATGCCAATACGACGATCCCGTCCGATCCGCGCGAAGTGAACACGGCGTACACGCCAAGCTATTTCACCAGCGAACTGACACTGCAGGGCCAGATCGAACATAATTTCGGCCCCGTCTCGCTGCAGGTGTCGGGCCAGTATCAGAAGGTCAAGCTCGACGCGTCGCAGGACTATAACAGCAACGTCGGCAACCGCGCGCTCTATGCCGGTGGGCTCGCCACACTGCAGGCTGCCGCGAACGGTGCCTTGGGCGCAGCGTTCACGCCTTATTTCGCGCCGGTCGCAGCCGCGATCATCCCGAACGGACCAACCGGCCAGCTCTGCACGTCGCTGGCGGAAGAAAGCGGCTACGGCAGCTTTGGCGGCAACAAGATCTGTAGCGACCAGTCGCTGCAGTTCGACCGGTCGAACCAGTATAACAGCAGCTGGTCGGTCGAAGGCATATTGTCGAGCGATCTCGACGGGCCGTTCAACTTCCTCGTCGGCGGCATCTATGCCGACTATAAGCTGACCGAGAACAGCTATTATGTGAACGCCTTCCCGATCGATTATCTGACCGGCGTGCTGGGCGCCTTCACCGCGGCGACGAACCGCGTGCCCGACCCGAACAACCCGGGCCAGACGATCGCGGCTCCGCTGCCGCCATCATTCCTTGCGACGCCCTTCTTCCGAAACAACACCGACGATCTGAACATCAAATCGTGGGGCCTGTTTGGCGAAGCCTATTTCGAGTTCAGCGACCGGCTGAAACTGACAGCAGGTCTTCGTTATAACAACGACAAGAAGAGCGTGGCGGCACGCTCGACGCTGGCAAGCTTCCTTGCGCCGCATGCGGGAACGACCGACACCGTCTTCGGTTCGCCCTTCGTCGGGTCGTTCGACGCCGATCCGGGCACGCCCGGCAACCAGATCATCCAGGAACGCAGCGTCAAATTCAACAAGCTGACAGGCCGTGCGGTGATCGATTTCAAGGTTACCGACGACAATCTGCTCTACGCATCCTATTCTCGCGGCTACAAATCGGGGGGCATCAACCCGCCGCTGCAGCCGATCTTCGAAGTGCCCGAATCGTTCAAGCCCGAACAGGTCGACGCCTTTGAAATCGGGTCGAAGAACACCTTCGGCGGCGGAGCGCTTCAGCTGAACCTGACGGCCTTCTACTACAAGTATAAGGATCTGCAGCTCAGCAAGATCGTCGCGCGTACCGCGGTCAACGACAATGTCAGCGCCGACATCTACGGTTTCGAAGCCGAAGCGATCGTCCGGCCCGACCCCGACGTCGTGGTCAACCTCGGCTTCAGCTATCTGCACAGCAAGGTCTCCGACGACAAGTTCACGAGCAACCCGCGCGACTTTGGCGGTGGCCGCAGCGATGCGGTCATCATCAAGGACATCACGAATGCCGCAAACTGCGCGGTTGCTTCGCGCTCGGGCAATGCCGCTGGCGTCAACGCCTTCGTAAACGGGGTTCAGCAGGTCATCAACGGCGGCTTTGTGCCGGGCGTTGCCGCTGGTGCCGGCCTCCGTCCGACGACCGCCTTCCCGAGCGATGGCGGCATCGCATCGACCGGCGCATTCAGCATCTGTTCGGTGATGGAAGCGGCGGCCGGCGGGGCATTCGCCGCGGCGGGCCTGACCCCGGCAAACTTCGGCGGGATCGAATATTTCTCCGCCGGCGTTCCGGTCAATATCAAGGGCAACCAGCTGCCGCAGGCACCGAACTACAAGTTCAGCGCCGGCGTTCAGTACACCGCGCGTCTCGGCGGCGGTGACATGACCCTCGTCCCGCGCGTCGACCTTGCCTATACCGGTGAGAGCTATGGCAGCATCTTCAACGGCAATGTGAACCGCATCAAGGGTTACGCGCAGGTCAACGCCCAGCTGCAGCTGAACGGCGCCGACGACAAATGGTATGTGAAGGGCTTCATCCAGAACCTCTTCGACGCCAACAGCGTCACCGGCCTGTACATCACCGACCAGTCGTCGGGTAACTACACCAACATCTTCACCCTCGAACCGCGCCGCTATGGCATCGCGGCGGGCGTGAGATTCTAA
- a CDS encoding TonB-dependent receptor — MTLRNILLGATVLCAVTTPVYAFAQDAAPADAGTTVDDTDYGNDIIVTASKRSQTLQDTPVAVSVTSAAQLEESQIRDLIDLQASVPSLRVSQLQSSANTNFIIRGFGNGANNAGIEPSVGVFIDGVYRSRSAAQIGDLPNVERIEVLRGPQSTLFGKNASAGVISIVTQKPQYEFGGSAEVTYGNYNAITVKGDVTGPISDTVAFSIGGSYNRRDGYAQDLKLDTDVNDRNRWGVRGQLLFEPTDALSIRLIGDYDKIDENCCIAGNVIAGPTVAITNALAGGPSVDANNPFSYDVYNNFLSSNKIKNYGGSAQIDYDLGSMALTSITAYRQVRADTNQDSDFSAADLIGEKSDYVDIDTFTQEVRLTSDFDGPLNFLIGGYYFNEKVDQTSAIKFGTQFRPYGNALIQAASGGALNVGLLEGTLGTLEGNPAKYLGSFFRNGDGLDEGYKMKNEAFSIFGTVDFEVTDRFTVTLGGNYTKDRKRFSTDVVSSDVFSGINLDAAAYAPFRNQLLFQGGLAQTIGTQLGLGRAATATEIGAFAGANPAAFGAISTQVQAFANANQNNPAANPLNGLKAFQFLPPFLNVPNSVENGKTNDGDFSYSVRAAYELTDTVNIYATYATGFKASSVNLSRDSRPTAADLPAIIAGGLGTPNLVSGSRFANPEESTVYEFGLKGQWDVAAVNVAVFKQSIKGFQSNVFTGTGFALANAGKQSTFGIEFDGSVRPVDGLNLTLAATYLDAKYDSFINSAFGDISGTTPAGIPELSLSMGGTYTYEFAGGTKAIAHVDYAYESPVQIVEGLSGFPASVAQNLKREVNSLNASFTIRLTNGLDVGVWGRNLTNAQYLTTIFPAVAQSGSVSGYPSQPRTYGGTIRYKF, encoded by the coding sequence ATGACTTTGCGCAACATTTTGTTGGGCGCCACCGTGCTGTGCGCCGTGACCACCCCTGTTTATGCCTTTGCCCAGGATGCCGCGCCGGCCGATGCCGGAACGACCGTCGACGACACCGACTATGGCAATGACATCATCGTTACCGCCAGCAAGCGTTCGCAAACGCTGCAGGACACGCCCGTCGCCGTCTCGGTGACTTCGGCGGCGCAGCTTGAAGAATCGCAGATCCGCGACCTGATCGACCTCCAGGCATCGGTTCCCAGCCTGCGGGTGTCGCAGCTCCAGTCGAGCGCCAACACCAACTTCATCATCCGCGGTTTCGGCAACGGCGCGAACAACGCCGGTATCGAACCGTCGGTCGGTGTGTTCATCGACGGCGTCTATCGCTCGCGCTCCGCCGCGCAGATCGGTGACCTGCCGAACGTTGAGCGCATCGAAGTGCTGCGCGGACCGCAGTCGACGCTGTTCGGCAAGAACGCGTCGGCAGGCGTGATCAGCATCGTCACGCAAAAGCCGCAGTATGAATTCGGCGGCTCGGCCGAAGTCACCTATGGCAATTATAACGCGATCACCGTCAAGGGCGACGTCACCGGTCCGATCAGCGACACCGTCGCCTTCTCGATCGGCGGCAGCTACAACCGCCGCGACGGTTATGCGCAGGATCTGAAACTCGACACCGACGTCAACGACCGCAACCGCTGGGGCGTTCGCGGTCAGCTTTTGTTCGAACCGACCGATGCGCTGTCGATCCGCCTGATCGGCGACTATGACAAGATCGACGAAAATTGCTGCATCGCGGGCAACGTCATCGCCGGCCCGACCGTCGCGATCACCAACGCGCTTGCCGGCGGCCCCAGCGTCGATGCGAACAATCCCTTCTCCTACGACGTCTACAACAACTTCCTGTCGTCGAATAAGATCAAGAACTACGGTGGTTCGGCGCAGATCGACTATGATCTTGGCAGCATGGCGCTGACCTCGATCACAGCCTATCGTCAGGTGCGTGCCGACACGAACCAGGATTCGGATTTCTCGGCTGCCGACCTGATCGGCGAGAAGAGCGACTATGTCGACATCGACACCTTCACGCAGGAAGTGCGCCTGACCTCCGACTTCGACGGCCCGCTCAACTTCCTGATCGGCGGTTATTATTTCAACGAAAAGGTCGACCAGACCAGCGCGATCAAGTTCGGGACGCAGTTCCGTCCCTATGGCAATGCGCTGATCCAGGCGGCGAGCGGCGGCGCGCTCAACGTCGGCTTGCTCGAAGGCACGCTCGGCACGCTCGAGGGCAATCCGGCGAAATATCTTGGCAGCTTCTTCCGCAATGGCGACGGGCTCGACGAAGGCTACAAGATGAAGAACGAGGCCTTCTCGATCTTCGGTACTGTCGATTTCGAGGTCACCGACCGCTTTACGGTGACCCTCGGCGGCAACTATACCAAGGACCGCAAGCGCTTCTCGACCGACGTCGTTAGCAGCGATGTCTTCTCGGGCATCAATCTCGATGCTGCCGCCTACGCGCCGTTCCGCAACCAATTGCTGTTCCAGGGCGGCCTTGCACAGACGATCGGCACGCAGCTTGGGCTGGGTCGCGCCGCTACCGCAACCGAAATTGGTGCATTTGCCGGCGCCAACCCGGCGGCGTTCGGTGCAATCTCGACGCAGGTGCAGGCTTTCGCGAACGCCAACCAGAACAACCCCGCGGCGAACCCGCTCAACGGGCTGAAGGCGTTCCAGTTCCTGCCGCCCTTCCTCAACGTTCCGAACTCGGTCGAAAACGGTAAAACGAACGACGGCGATTTCTCGTACAGCGTGCGGGCTGCCTATGAGCTGACCGACACGGTCAACATCTATGCGACCTATGCAACGGGCTTCAAGGCGAGCTCGGTCAACCTGTCGCGTGACAGCCGCCCGACCGCAGCCGACCTGCCTGCGATCATCGCTGGCGGCCTCGGTACGCCGAATCTCGTGTCGGGTTCGCGCTTCGCCAACCCCGAAGAATCGACCGTCTACGAATTTGGCCTCAAGGGCCAGTGGGACGTCGCTGCAGTCAACGTCGCGGTGTTCAAGCAGTCGATCAAGGGCTTCCAGTCGAACGTCTTCACCGGCACCGGCTTTGCCCTCGCGAACGCCGGCAAGCAGTCGACCTTCGGTATCGAGTTCGACGGCTCGGTGCGTCCGGTCGACGGGCTCAACCTGACGCTTGCCGCGACCTATCTCGACGCGAAGTATGACAGCTTCATCAACTCGGCGTTCGGCGACATCTCGGGCACGACGCCCGCGGGAATCCCCGAACTGTCGCTGTCGATGGGCGGAACCTACACCTATGAGTTCGCTGGCGGGACCAAGGCCATCGCACACGTCGATTATGCCTATGAAAGCCCGGTCCAGATCGTCGAAGGCCTGTCGGGCTTCCCGGCGAGCGTCGCACAGAACCTGAAGCGCGAGGTCAACTCGCTCAACGCGTCGTTCACGATCCGCCTGACCAACGGCCTCGACGTCGGCGTGTGGGGTCGCAATCTCACCAACGCGCAGTATCTGACGACCATCTTCCCGGCGGTCGCGCAGTCGGGCAGCGTCTCGGGCTACCCGAGCCAGCCGCGCACCTATGGCGGCACCATCCGTTACAAATTCTGA